One window of Streptomyces sp. SUK 48 genomic DNA carries:
- a CDS encoding response regulator transcription factor — MADTFGPMRSEEAEDTDDGVLGRCSDGGSSRDEPIRVLVVDDHALFRRGLEIVLAAEEDIQVVGEAGDGAEAVDKAADLLPDIILMDVRMPRRGGIEACTSIKEVAPSAKIIMLTISDEEADLYDAIKAGATGYLLKEISTDEVATAIRAVADGQSQISPSMASKLLTEFKSMIQRTDERRLVPAPRLTDRELEVLKLVATGMNNRDIAKELFISENTVKNHVRNILEKLQLHSRMEAVVYAMREKILEIR; from the coding sequence ATGGCGGACACCTTCGGACCGATGCGGAGCGAGGAGGCCGAAGACACCGACGACGGTGTGCTCGGCAGGTGCTCCGACGGGGGCTCTTCGCGGGATGAACCGATCAGAGTCCTGGTGGTGGACGACCATGCCCTCTTCAGACGCGGCCTGGAGATCGTGCTCGCGGCCGAGGAGGACATCCAGGTCGTCGGCGAGGCCGGCGACGGCGCCGAGGCCGTGGACAAGGCCGCCGATCTGCTGCCGGACATCATCCTGATGGACGTCCGGATGCCCCGGCGCGGGGGGATCGAGGCGTGCACCTCCATCAAGGAGGTCGCCCCCAGCGCGAAGATCATCATGCTGACGATCAGCGACGAGGAGGCCGACCTCTACGACGCGATCAAGGCGGGCGCCACCGGATATCTGCTCAAGGAGATCTCCACCGACGAGGTGGCCACCGCCATTCGCGCGGTCGCCGACGGGCAGTCGCAGATCAGCCCGTCCATGGCGTCGAAACTCCTCACCGAGTTCAAGTCGATGATCCAGCGCACCGACGAGCGCCGGCTGGTGCCCGCGCCCCGGCTGACCGACCGTGAACTGGAAGTCCTCAAACTCGTCGCCACGGGGATGAACAACCGGGACATCGCCAAGGAGTTGTTCATCTCCGAGAACACCGTGAAGAACCACGTCCGCAACATCCTGGAGAAACTCCAGCTGCACTCCCGGATGGAAGCCGTGGTCTACGCGATGCGGGAGAAGATCCTGGAGATCCGCTAG
- a CDS encoding crosslink repair DNA glycosylase YcaQ family protein yields the protein MTTLPRPTITLTADDARRIALRAQGLLGAPDRRAGVRGVLRHLGAVQLDTISVLARSHELVPYARLGAVGRTTVEDAYWKDTHAFEYWSHAACLLPVEEWPHFAFRRRAYRNRPHWNHELPDGVYEQVVKQLRAEGPLTATELGGAKRTSEWWDWSGTKVAVERALMYGEVVCVERRGWKRVYDLAERAVPAALLHDELDDAECLRRLVRLAGESLGVGTRADIADYHRLKGEQVDAVLADSGLVPVEVEGWGKPAWADPAALATPPRGRHRTTLLSPFDSLIWERARTERIFGFTHRLEAYTPKPKRVYGYFAMPVLAGGRLVGRVDPAREGRTLVARQVTLDGPKVVPALAQALLEAATWVNCTNVRVERVDDPALREPLTTELARALG from the coding sequence ATGACGACCCTGCCGCGCCCGACCATCACGCTCACCGCGGACGACGCCCGCCGTATCGCCCTGCGGGCCCAGGGCCTGCTCGGCGCGCCCGACCGGCGGGCCGGGGTGCGCGGGGTGCTGCGCCATCTCGGCGCGGTCCAGCTCGACACCATCTCGGTCCTCGCTCGCTCGCACGAACTGGTGCCGTACGCCCGCCTCGGCGCCGTCGGCCGCACCACGGTGGAGGACGCCTACTGGAAGGACACGCACGCCTTCGAGTACTGGTCGCACGCCGCCTGCCTGCTGCCCGTCGAGGAGTGGCCGCACTTCGCCTTCCGCCGCCGCGCCTACCGCAACCGCCCCCACTGGAACCACGAACTCCCGGACGGGGTCTACGAACAGGTCGTCAAGCAGCTGCGCGCCGAGGGCCCGCTGACCGCGACCGAACTGGGCGGCGCGAAGCGCACCAGCGAGTGGTGGGACTGGTCGGGCACCAAGGTCGCGGTCGAGCGGGCGCTGATGTACGGCGAGGTGGTGTGCGTCGAGCGCCGCGGCTGGAAGCGGGTGTACGACCTCGCCGAGCGCGCCGTCCCCGCCGCGCTGCTGCACGACGAGCTGGACGACGCCGAATGCCTGCGCCGCCTGGTCCGGCTGGCCGGCGAGTCCCTGGGGGTGGGCACGCGTGCGGACATCGCCGACTACCACCGGCTGAAGGGCGAGCAGGTGGACGCGGTGCTCGCGGACTCGGGTCTGGTGCCGGTCGAGGTCGAGGGCTGGGGCAAACCGGCGTGGGCGGACCCGGCGGCCCTGGCGACCCCGCCGCGCGGCCGCCACCGCACCACCCTGCTCTCGCCCTTCGACTCGCTGATCTGGGAACGGGCGCGCACCGAACGGATCTTCGGCTTCACCCACCGCCTGGAGGCGTACACCCCCAAGCCCAAGCGGGTGTACGGCTACTTCGCCATGCCGGTGCTCGCGGGCGGCCGCCTCGTCGGGCGCGTCGACCCGGCCCGCGAGGGCCGCACCCTGGTGGCCCGGCAGGTCACCCTGGACGGCCCCAAGGTGGTCCCCGCCCTCGCCCAGGCCCTGCTGGAGGCGGCCACCTGGGTGAACTGCACGAACGTCCGGGTGGAGCGCGTGGACGACCCCGCCCTGCGCGAGCCGCTCACCACGGAACTCGCCCGCGCCCTCGGCTGA
- a CDS encoding GNAT family N-acetyltransferase, whose protein sequence is MEPVTLTTGRLRLRAVGPADTEAVYEAAQDPDIQRWTTIPSPYLPEHARGFTEEMVPGGWAHGSMFTWGIFLAGGELAGMLSLTMRAPAVAEVGFWAAKEHRGLGHVTQGVLAACRWIFTDLGVDRVEWRAEVGNHGSRGVAERAGFTLEGTLRSAINNKGVRRDCWIASLLPSDLGLPSAAPYLPGPAR, encoded by the coding sequence ATGGAACCCGTCACGCTCACCACCGGTCGTCTCCGTCTGCGCGCCGTCGGACCGGCCGACACCGAGGCCGTGTACGAGGCCGCCCAGGACCCCGACATCCAGCGCTGGACCACGATCCCCTCCCCGTACCTGCCCGAGCACGCGCGCGGCTTCACGGAGGAGATGGTCCCGGGCGGCTGGGCGCACGGTTCGATGTTCACCTGGGGGATCTTCCTCGCCGGCGGGGAGCTGGCCGGCATGCTCAGCCTGACCATGCGCGCCCCGGCGGTGGCGGAGGTCGGTTTCTGGGCCGCCAAGGAGCACCGCGGCCTCGGCCATGTCACCCAGGGCGTGCTCGCCGCCTGCCGCTGGATCTTCACCGACCTGGGCGTCGACCGGGTCGAGTGGCGCGCCGAGGTCGGCAACCACGGCTCGCGCGGGGTCGCCGAACGCGCGGGCTTCACCCTGGAGGGCACCCTGCGCTCGGCCATCAACAACAAGGGGGTGCGCCGGGACTGCTGGATCGCCTCCCTGCTCCCCTCGGACCTCGGGCTGCCGTCCGCCGCCCCCTACCTGCCCGGCCCGGCTCGGTAG
- the secA gene encoding preprotein translocase subunit SecA yields the protein MSVLSKIMRAGEGKILRKLHRIADQVNSIEEDFVDLSDAELRALTEEYKQRYADGESLDDLLPEAFATVREAAKRVLGQRHYDVQMMGGAALHLGYVAEMKTGEGKTLVGTLPAYLNALSGDGVHIVTVNDYLAERDSEMMGRVHKFLGLDVGVILANMTPAQRREQYGCDITYGTNNEFGFDYLRDNMAWSQDELVQRGHNFAIVDEVDSILVDEARTPLIISGPADQATKWYGDFAKLVLRLKKGEAGNPLKGVEETGDYDVDEKKRTVAIHESGVSKVEDWLGIDNLYESVNTPLVGYLNNAIKAKELFKKDKDYVVIDGEVMIVDEHTGRILAGRRYNEGMHQAIEAKEGVDIKDENQTLATITLQNFFRLYGKLSGMTGTAMTEAAEFHQIYKLGVVPIPTNKPMVRKDQSDLIYRTEVAKFEAVVDDIAEKHEKGQPILVGTTSVEKSEYLSQQLSKRGIQHEVLNAKHHEREASIVAQAGRRGAVTVATNMAGRGTDIKLGGNPEDLAEAELRQRGLDPEEHIEEWAGALPAALEKAEQAVKAEKDEVEDLGGLYVLGTERHESRRIDNQLRGRSGRQGDPGESRFYLSLGDDLMRLFKAQMVERVMSMANVPDDVPIENKMVTRAIASAQSQVEQQNFETRKNVLKYDEVLNRQREVIYGERRRVLEGEDLHEQIQHFMDDTIDAYVAAETAEGFPEDWDLERLWGAFRQLYPVKVTVEELEEAAGDRAGLTAEFISESIKEDIHAQYETREGQLGSEIMRELERRVVLSVLDRKWREHLYEMDYLQEGIGLRAMAQKDPLVEYQREGFDMFTAMMEGIKEESVGYLFNLEVQVEQQVEEVPVEEAAAAGEGAEDAVPAQAGAGRPEIRAKGLDVPQRRDLHFSAPTVDGEGGIVERDLEDDGPVRSESDGLTRAERRKQAKGGRRRKK from the coding sequence GTGTCCGTCCTCTCGAAGATCATGCGTGCAGGCGAAGGCAAGATCCTGCGCAAGCTGCACCGCATCGCGGACCAGGTCAACTCCATCGAAGAGGACTTCGTCGACCTCTCCGACGCCGAGCTGCGGGCCCTCACCGAGGAGTACAAGCAGCGGTACGCCGATGGTGAGAGCCTGGACGACCTGCTCCCCGAGGCGTTCGCCACCGTCCGCGAGGCCGCCAAGCGCGTCCTCGGCCAGCGTCACTACGACGTGCAGATGATGGGCGGCGCCGCGCTCCACCTCGGCTATGTGGCCGAGATGAAGACCGGCGAGGGCAAGACCCTCGTCGGCACCCTGCCCGCGTACCTGAACGCGCTGTCCGGCGACGGCGTCCACATCGTCACGGTCAACGACTACCTGGCCGAGCGCGACTCCGAGATGATGGGCCGCGTCCACAAGTTCCTGGGCCTCGACGTCGGCGTGATCCTCGCCAACATGACGCCGGCCCAGCGCCGCGAGCAGTACGGCTGCGACATCACCTACGGCACCAACAACGAGTTCGGCTTCGACTACCTGCGCGACAACATGGCGTGGTCGCAGGACGAACTGGTGCAGCGCGGCCACAACTTCGCCATCGTGGACGAGGTCGACTCCATCCTCGTGGACGAGGCCCGTACGCCGCTGATCATCTCCGGCCCGGCCGACCAGGCCACCAAGTGGTACGGCGACTTCGCCAAGCTCGTCCTGCGCCTGAAGAAGGGCGAGGCCGGAAACCCGCTCAAGGGCGTCGAGGAAACCGGCGACTACGACGTGGACGAGAAGAAGCGCACGGTCGCCATCCACGAGTCCGGTGTCAGCAAGGTCGAGGACTGGCTGGGCATCGACAACCTGTACGAGTCGGTGAACACCCCGCTCGTCGGTTACCTGAACAACGCCATCAAGGCGAAGGAACTGTTCAAGAAGGACAAGGACTACGTCGTCATCGACGGCGAGGTCATGATCGTCGACGAGCACACCGGCCGTATCCTCGCCGGCCGCCGCTACAACGAGGGCATGCACCAGGCGATCGAGGCGAAGGAAGGGGTGGACATCAAGGACGAGAACCAGACCCTGGCCACCATCACCCTCCAGAACTTCTTCCGCCTCTACGGCAAGCTCTCCGGCATGACCGGTACGGCGATGACCGAGGCCGCCGAGTTCCACCAGATCTACAAGCTCGGCGTGGTCCCCATCCCGACCAACAAGCCGATGGTGCGCAAGGACCAGTCGGACCTGATCTACCGCACCGAGGTGGCCAAGTTCGAGGCGGTTGTCGACGACATCGCCGAGAAGCACGAGAAGGGCCAGCCGATCCTCGTCGGCACCACCTCGGTCGAGAAGTCCGAGTACCTCTCGCAGCAGCTCAGCAAGCGCGGCATCCAGCACGAGGTGCTGAACGCCAAGCACCACGAGCGTGAGGCGTCGATCGTCGCCCAGGCCGGCCGCAGGGGCGCCGTGACGGTCGCCACCAACATGGCCGGCCGCGGTACGGACATCAAGCTCGGCGGCAACCCCGAGGACCTCGCCGAGGCGGAGCTGCGCCAGCGCGGCCTCGACCCCGAGGAGCACATCGAGGAGTGGGCCGGGGCGCTGCCCGCCGCCCTGGAGAAGGCCGAGCAGGCCGTCAAGGCGGAGAAGGACGAGGTCGAGGACCTCGGCGGCCTGTACGTGCTGGGCACCGAGCGGCACGAGTCGCGCCGCATCGACAACCAGCTGCGCGGTCGTTCCGGCCGCCAGGGCGACCCGGGCGAGTCCCGCTTCTACCTCTCCCTCGGCGACGACCTGATGCGCCTGTTCAAGGCCCAGATGGTCGAGCGCGTGATGTCCATGGCGAACGTGCCGGACGACGTGCCGATCGAGAACAAGATGGTCACCCGCGCGATCGCCTCCGCGCAGTCGCAGGTCGAGCAGCAGAACTTCGAGACGCGTAAGAACGTCCTGAAGTACGACGAGGTGCTCAACCGCCAGCGCGAGGTCATCTACGGCGAGCGCCGGCGCGTGCTGGAGGGCGAGGACCTGCACGAGCAGATCCAGCACTTCATGGACGACACGATCGACGCCTATGTCGCCGCGGAGACCGCCGAGGGCTTCCCCGAGGACTGGGACCTGGAGCGGCTGTGGGGCGCCTTCAGGCAGCTCTACCCGGTGAAGGTCACCGTGGAGGAGCTGGAGGAGGCGGCCGGTGACCGTGCCGGCCTGACCGCCGAGTTCATCTCGGAGTCCATCAAGGAGGACATCCACGCGCAGTACGAGACCCGTGAGGGTCAGCTCGGCTCCGAGATCATGCGTGAGCTGGAGCGGCGGGTCGTGCTGTCGGTCCTCGACCGCAAGTGGCGCGAGCACCTCTACGAGATGGACTACCTCCAGGAGGGCATCGGCCTGCGCGCGATGGCGCAGAAGGACCCGCTGGTCGAGTACCAGCGCGAGGGCTTCGACATGTTCACCGCGATGATGGAGGGCATCAAGGAGGAGTCCGTCGGCTACCTGTTCAACCTGGAGGTCCAGGTCGAGCAGCAGGTCGAGGAGGTGCCGGTCGAGGAGGCCGCGGCGGCCGGCGAGGGTGCCGAGGACGCGGTGCCGGCGCAGGCGGGCGCGGGGCGTCCGGAGATCCGTGCCAAGGGGCTCGACGTCCCGCAGCGCCGGGACCTGCACTTCTCCGCGCCGACGGTGGACGGCGAGGGCGGCATCGTCGAGCGCGACCTGGAGGACGACGGGCCGGTGCGGTCCGAGTCGGACGGGCTGACGCGGGCGGAGCGGCGCAAGCAGGCGAAGGGCGGGCGGCGTCGCAAGAAGTGA
- a CDS encoding Rv3235 family protein encodes MNKVMSRTPLPHPRPRHRPPTRHDTRRPAPGPRRASADSRTAARAARPQPLTGPPAAAQPPRTAPPAPARPTRPTDLFADRLVAVLSGQRPVHWMLRHTAGRAYDDLARLAAAGPLRTRGTRPVVRDIGYYVAGEGALEVFARIAAGSRLRALAFRLELGADLRWRCTAVETGSRPAS; translated from the coding sequence ATGAACAAGGTCATGAGCCGCACCCCTCTGCCTCACCCCCGCCCCCGGCACCGCCCGCCGACCCGGCACGACACCCGCCGACCCGCCCCGGGCCCGCGCCGGGCGTCCGCCGACAGCCGTACGGCCGCCCGCGCGGCGCGCCCGCAACCGCTCACCGGACCGCCGGCGGCGGCCCAGCCGCCCCGTACGGCCCCTCCGGCGCCCGCGCGGCCCACTCGCCCCACGGACCTCTTCGCGGACCGTCTGGTGGCCGTCCTGAGCGGTCAGCGCCCGGTCCACTGGATGCTCCGCCACACCGCGGGCCGCGCCTACGACGACCTGGCCCGCCTCGCCGCCGCCGGTCCCCTGCGCACCCGGGGCACCCGCCCGGTCGTCCGCGACATCGGCTACTACGTCGCCGGTGAGGGCGCGCTGGAGGTCTTCGCCCGCATCGCCGCGGGCAGCCGGCTCCGGGCCCTGGCCTTCCGTCTCGAACTGGGCGCGGACCTGCGCTGGCGCTGCACCGCGGTGGAGACGGGTTCGCGTCCGGCGTCCTGA
- a CDS encoding HAD family hydrolase: protein MGKHARAHIVWDWNGTLFHDNEAIIEATNAAFAELGLAPVTLEQYRALYCVPVPKFYERLMGRLPSAAEWELMDGIFHQRYTERRARCALADGAAELLRGWRTAGHSQSLLSMYGHEELVPLVRGFGIEEQFVRVDGRTGPSGGSKAEHMVRHLSLLTGAVDPGRTVVIGDAADDAVAAKHVGAGAVLYTGGSHGRASLEEAGVPVVDTLAEAVEVARRIAG, encoded by the coding sequence ATGGGGAAGCACGCACGCGCGCACATCGTCTGGGACTGGAACGGCACGCTGTTCCATGACAACGAGGCGATCATCGAGGCGACCAACGCCGCCTTCGCGGAGCTGGGCCTGGCGCCCGTCACGCTGGAGCAGTACCGCGCGCTGTACTGCGTGCCGGTGCCGAAGTTCTACGAGCGGCTGATGGGGCGGCTGCCGAGCGCGGCCGAGTGGGAGCTGATGGACGGGATATTCCATCAGCGGTACACGGAGCGGCGGGCGCGGTGCGCGCTGGCCGACGGGGCGGCGGAGCTGCTCCGGGGGTGGCGGACGGCGGGGCACAGCCAGTCGCTGCTGAGCATGTACGGACACGAGGAACTGGTGCCGCTCGTGCGGGGGTTCGGGATCGAGGAGCAGTTCGTGCGCGTCGACGGGCGGACGGGGCCGTCCGGCGGGAGCAAGGCGGAGCACATGGTGCGGCATCTGTCGCTGCTCACCGGCGCGGTGGACCCGGGCCGGACGGTGGTCATCGGGGACGCGGCGGACGACGCGGTCGCGGCGAAGCACGTGGGCGCCGGGGCGGTGCTGTACACCGGGGGGTCGCACGGCAGGGCCAGCCTGGAGGAGGCCGGCGTCCCGGTGGTGGACACGCTGGCGGAGGCGGTGGAGGTCGCCCGGCGAATAGCCGGGTGA
- a CDS encoding DJ-1/PfpI family protein yields the protein MPAKILIVTGDAAESLEVMYPYQRLREEGYDVDIAAPARKTLRFVVHDFEPGYDTYTEKPGYTWPADLAFAEVDPGAYAALVIPGGRAPEYLRNDPELRKILKAFFDADKPVAQICHGPLLTAAIDTLRGRRVTAYPALEPDMQAAGASFQDTETVTDGTLVSARAWPDHPSWMREFIKVLRAKAPVS from the coding sequence ATGCCCGCGAAGATCCTCATCGTCACCGGCGACGCCGCGGAGTCCCTGGAGGTCATGTACCCCTACCAGCGCCTGCGCGAGGAGGGCTACGACGTCGACATCGCGGCCCCTGCCCGCAAGACGCTCCGCTTCGTGGTGCACGACTTCGAGCCCGGCTACGACACGTACACCGAGAAGCCCGGGTACACCTGGCCGGCCGACCTCGCCTTCGCCGAGGTGGACCCCGGCGCGTACGCCGCGCTCGTGATCCCCGGCGGCCGGGCCCCGGAGTACCTGCGCAACGACCCCGAACTGCGCAAGATCCTCAAGGCGTTCTTCGACGCGGACAAGCCGGTCGCCCAGATCTGCCACGGTCCGCTGCTCACCGCCGCGATCGACACCCTGCGCGGCCGCCGGGTCACGGCCTATCCGGCCCTGGAGCCCGACATGCAGGCCGCGGGCGCGAGCTTCCAGGACACGGAGACGGTGACGGACGGCACGCTGGTCTCGGCGCGGGCCTGGCCGGATCACCCGTCCTGGATGCGGGAGTTCATCAAGGTGCTGCGGGCGAAGGCGCCGGTGAGCTGA